gtcatGTTCTTGACCACTGTTGTTTTCTTTGTACCCCCCGGGAAGTTTGGTGACTGCCAACTCTTCGCCTTTTGTATATCATCTGCACAAAACTCAAGTCTGATATCACATGGACTCATGTTATTGATCATCTTTGTCGTTATCTAACTTCAACCGGAGGCCAGGTTCCCTGGTCGCGGGAACTTTATCCGACCTACACACCAGCTGAACCGAGCTATCACCAAACTCGACAAGGCGGTGCAATAGAAGCATGAACCCCAGAAGTAACAGAAGCGCTAGAAGGTCGAGATCCGAGATATCAGTCAATTTTGGGTGATTGGTTCAACGATTGACATGCTTCTTCCCCCTTCTTGCATCGGTATTTGGCATGAACTAATGAAGTTCATGATCATTTGACCAAAGAATGAAGCTCTCGATATACACGCTTCCCTCAAGGATACATGTATGATAGGGACCACTCCTTTCATTGGGCAATCTAGTGTATCTGGTGTAGTCAGATGCAGGCCAGCCAGGAGCATCTAAGATATAAAACGTTGGACCTCCTTTAtgccttgcccttcttatCTAGAACTCTGCAATTTCAGGACAAATACATACACCCATCTCAACTGGGACTTCATCTACACTAACGACGAGTATAGAATCTCGATAAATTCTAGTTACTATGCCTTCAGTCATCTACAACACACCTACCACCCTTCCGGTTCGAAAACCAGCACCCTTCGTTATCGGCCCAACCAACAAAGCCCCTTTCCGACCTACCAACAAGATCCCacaagatatcatcgataCAGCTCGGGCCACACCCATCGAAGAGTTtgacgccaagaagcatgTAAATTTCGAGTTCCCCAAGCGGACTTACACCATGAAAGAATGGGGATACGAGAACCTGGGCGTTTCCCCCATTGCTGCCTCGGAccctttctctcttttcacTGAAGCTGCCGTGAAGCAAGTCCGACGTGAACTTCTTAGTGAGAATGTTCTTAGGACGTGCCAGTATGCTTCGACCTTTACGAAGAACCAGATTCGAGGATATACTCAAAAGTACATCACTCCAGACACAATGATAGGTGATTTAGCTAAGATCTTATAGGCAAGCACCCTTTGCTCACGCTCTCTGGAAGAGTCCTGAAGTTCAGCAAGCTGTTTCAAAAGTGGCTGGTATTGATCTAGTTCACGCATTTGAGTATGAGATCGGCCATTGCAACCTGCTCTTTAGCGacggcgaggacgagaagaagggagcTAGCGACAACGTTGGCTTTTCCTGGCACTATGATAGCTTTCCGTTTGTCTGTGTTACAATGCTTTCTGACTGTTCGGATATGAAGGGTGGCGAGACTGCAGTCCTCAAAGGTGACGCTGAAGTTCTCAAAGTTCGCGGTCCAACCATGGTGAGCTACCTGTCACTTAACATGAACATATAAACTAATATTTTCTAGGGCACTGCGGTGATTCTTCAAGGTCGCTATGTCCAACACGCTGCACTCAAGGCGATTGGTAAAGAAAGAATCTCCTTCATCACAGCATTCCGTCCCAAGTCTCCCTTTGTCAAGGACGAGATGGTCCTCACGGGTTCTCGACCCATAAGTAATCAGTCAGAACTTGTGTATGACTACTGCACCTACCGAGCAGACGTCCTTGAGATACGATTTCGAGAACACGCAAAGAAACTTCGTGAGCAGCAAGCTGCGGGTATCAAGTTCAATCCCGACGCCGTGAGGGTGTTTCTtcaggagcagaaggagatgttggaggCGACGCTTTTGGAGATGGTTCCAATTtatgatgttgttgaagttgagtAGGCTTTGTGTAACTATTATGACTCTCCTAGGCAGTATGAGTAATGAACGAttgcatgtatgtatgaatGTATGTAAAGGTACACGTGACTCAGCGGAAGCAAAGCCCGGAAGACATGAATAGATTCCCCGAGCCTCGGCTCCGGGGTGGACTTCCCTCATGGGTCCACTTTAGCCGGGGAAAGCTTCTTTAAATCTTGCCCAAACAGGGACATACCCCAGATACAACAACCCCCAAGCCTCGGCTCCATGATAGAGACATTAATAGAATAAAAACCCGCCTTTTTCGTAATCTCGGTCTACTTAACATAATACCACAGTTGCAGGTAGACTAGACACAGACACACTCACGCCATGTCTGACAAGGCGCAGAGTCGTATCAATGCCATTGGCAaccaacttcttccaccTATCAACAAGGTAGCTCCGGGTTCAAGTAAGCTCCGCGTCGAGGGCAAAGTCGTCATCATAACAGGTATTACAACGCGAGAACTCCTCTAATCAACACTGCTGACCCGGTGCAGGTACAAACTCACCCCTGGGTATCGGTCGTGCTACAGCGCATCAATACGCTGAAAGCGGTGCCCGAGCATTGTATCTCTGCGACTTTGACGATACGCACCTTGAATCTCATAAAAAGGAGATCAACGCTGCGTTTCCCAACGTGGAAATTCACACGAGGCGTTTCGATGCCGCCGATGaggacaaggtcaaggaggtAGTCGATGACGCGATCCAACGCTATGGTCGCTTGGACGTCTTCTTTGCTAATGCTGGGGTCGTCGGTCGAACCACGCTGTTCTCTGATTTCAGCAAAGATGAGTTTATGTCGatactcaacaccaacacgTCAAGGTATGCGACGTTCCCCACAGTATATACTGGATCGGTATCATCTAAATTATGTTGCAGTGTCTTTCTAGCGGCCAAGTACGCGGCACCAGCTATGATGCAGACTTCTGCCGACAAGCCTCAAGCCAGCGGCAGTATCATCGGTACAGCGTCTGTTGCAGGAATTCGCTCCAATGCCGGTTCCACACCATACTCAGCCTCCAAAGCAGCCGTGGTATCTCTCGCCCAGACCATATCATACCAACTCGCTGGAACCGGCGTACGTATGAACGCCATCTGCCCAGGTCTCATCGAGACTGGCATGACAGCGCCTATGTATGAAGCCGCGAGGGCCCGTGGAAGTGAGGGGAGGATCGGACAGTTGAACCCTATGAAGAGAGGCGGACATGCTGACGAGATCGCTCGCGTTGCGCTCTTCTTGGGAAGTGATGAGAGTAGCTATGTTAATGGACAGGCATGGGCAGTAGATGGAGGGCTGAGTGCTGGGCACCCCTTTGTCCCTGGAAAACTGGGCTGATTGTCTGTCAGGGGGGCGGTATAGTTCAGCTCTGTTATACCACCCACGACACTAGGCCTCATGTGTAGACACTCGTATTTCAGCTCATATCACAGCGTTTCTGAATACTCATATCACTATGCTCGCTGCTTTCTGTATCAAATTTCCAATTCTCCCTCCTTACCTTGGAGTGTTTATGAGTAAATCTGTGATATTTGCTGCATCAAGCCTATATTTGAACACAAGACACACTCGTTATACCCATCAAACTAGTCAAGTTGAACCGCCAAACAGCGACGTGTTTGCACCGAAACCTGTCCCAAGATCGACGCAAGTCTTTACTCAGGCGGTAACCTCCGCGAGTCCAGAAACTTGGATGTGATGATCGTTCCGACGAAACTGAACTTTCTACCAATCGCATCATGATCGAGCGAGATACGATGATTGTTTGCCAACTCGAGGCAGATattgtttctctttctgcCCATATTCTATATTCCCACGTGTTTCCTGGCCTTTTCACTCGCTGCGATAGCCGCTTTCAACTATCTTGGTTCTCTCCGTGTACCGCCTCAGGGTCATCAATCTGATATTACTTACTGTTCACGACACTGTATATACAATAGATCTTTCAGCAACGGGCAAACTGTTCTCAAGGTACAAGCTGATCATTGCCCTTGTTTACATGCCGTTATTACTGCCGAATAACTATAACCCTGATTCAAACAAAGATCACCGAATGACACCATCAGGAGAACTTTAAACTTCTGGAATTCTCCGtcacaccatcaccaaaacgCAATAATCCACCAACACCCATCTCTAGATCCCCCATTACTTCAAGGGATGGTATGATCTATATGTCGTTTCGTTTGACTTAAACATGTCCGTCGACTTAAAATATGGAGACTCAAGTTTCGGAGTACGGCTCTAGTCGAAACCAAATCCTGACTCAAACATCAAAATGCCCCCTTAAAGGATCCTGAAACACCCAACGACAGAGAAACCCTTGATCAACGGAGCTTCAATCCATGCAACAGCAAGGAAACATTCTCCAAAAACGTGATTGATAAACACGAGCCgcgtcatcttcaacattgatTACCAgtgaagcccaagacttCCGGATAGACGCCCACATCGGCTCCCGATATATCGATTATCGACAAGGTCTCTAAATACgaaacttgagcttgttaGCCTTATCCATCGGCCTTTTTTCCTTGCAGACTAACAAACTCAATCCATCAGATCTTTCCACTAATGCAGTCAAAAGCTTACCCCTTGTCCCTTGCAGAGATCGCCAGGGGATCCAATCGTCGTTGATCAACTCCCTGCTTGTGTTTGTCAGAGCCTCTGGATCTTGAAACCATCAGCTTGCCATCGGAGCTGGGATTCGCTGATGTCAATATGGAACGTCTACGCGAGTTCTGGGTTACGTTCGGTAATAGGGATAATTAGTTGGCAGACTTTTAACGACCGCCCCATGTTTTAGTTTCGAGGCACATTGTATATAAACGTCCGTTTCTCTGATGCTTCTGCTCAGCTTCTGATTCTCTCCATCGCCACTTTCCCtcgctcttttctttcatcacTAGACTTTCAGTTGCAGGCATCTGTGGTCAGTCCTTTTTCCACGATCTATtccctcttttctctttccttcAAGTACATTATATCCTtctttcaagatcaaaatgGCTGTCCTTAACCTTGTcactttggctttggccCTTTCTTCTCCGGCCATGGCCCGACCTCGCCCACAGTTTGGCAACGGTGGCGATGCCCAAACACCCGGTGCTGGTCTCGGCGGTTCTCTCCCTACTGCCCTTCCCAGCGGCGGCTCTGGCCTCATTCCTTCTGGCCTTCCCAGCCTAGGAGGTGGAAGCGGAGGTGCCATCCCAACCCCTGGCAGTGGCTTCAGCTTCCCCGGCAGCGGCAGTGGTAACGATGCTCCTGCTACCACTCCAGGCACTGGCGGTGGCTTCTTTGGCGGTGGCGGCTTTCCCGGCCTTGGAAACTTCTTCGGAGGAGGTAACGGAGGCGGCTTCTTCGGTGGTGGAGGTAACACCAACACTCCCCCCGCTGCAGCTCCAACCGGTGGTCTGCCTGGAGGAAATGATGGCAACATCGGCGGTGGTGCTTCTGTCCCCGCTCCCATTCAAACTCCGGGCACCGGAGGTGGTGTACAAGGTGCATCCTTCCGAGGCCGTGGTCGATCTCGCAACCAAGACTCACCTTCAACTCCTGGAGGCAGTGGTGGCTCTCAGGGTGGAAACGGTGGCGGCCTCAGTGGAAGCCAGCCTAGCGGTGCCATCCCTACTTTCTCTGCCGGACCTGGTAACGGTTTTGGCGAGGGAGGCAATGGTGGAAACGGCGGTGCCACTGATGCTCCCGTCGCTCCCACTCTTGTCCCTACCCCAGGCAGTGGGCTCGAGGGCCCAGGCACTGCTCCCAGCGGTGTCATCCCTACTTTCGTTGCTGGACCAGGAAACGGTTTCGGTGACGGTAACAGCCCTAGCACTCCCATTCAGACTCCTGGTACCGGAAACCagcctggtggtggtctAGGTGGAAGCCAGCCCAGCGGTACCATTCCTACTTTCGTTGCTGGACCCGGTAATGGTTTCGGTGAGGGCGGCAACTCTGGCAGCCCTGGCACTCCCGTCCAGACACCCGGCAGTGGAAACTCAGCCGGAGGTGACCTTACTCAACCCGGTAGCGGAAGTGGAAACGACAGCGGAAACGGCAGTGGAAACGGAGGTGATCAGACTCAGCCCAGCGGTACCATTCCCACCTTCGTCGCTGGACCCGGCAACGGTTTCGGCGGTGGTGACGGTGCCGTCACTAACCCTACTCCCGGTGCTGGCCTCGGTGGCGGTAACAACAACACCCCTGACGTCCCCGAGACTCCTTTTCAGACTCCGGGAGCCGGTAGCGGTAGCGGCAGCGGAAACCAGTCCGGGGGTGCTGTCCCAACCTTCGTCGCTGGCCCCGGCCAAGGCTTCGGTGGTGGCGATGGCCAGAACGGAGGCTTCCAGAAGCGAGCTCGATCCTCTCAGTAAATGGATTCTTGTTGAATAGACAATGATTTTGATGGATCTTCGATGTTTAGGAAACGAAGAGGATAGTTCGTGTTTATAATTCTTGGGTGAAAAGCAGAGCTTAGCACTTCACTATGTATCTACCTCCATGGCAGCACCTTGAGTTGTCGATAGAGCAATTTTGGCGAACATATCTTCCTTCCAGTGACTGTACTTTGTCCGTTTCGCCTCGCTGAGAAAGTCGTACTTGTCTTGAAACATGGTGTCTGCTTTTTTTATTTGCATCTTCAGGATTACCTCCTCATCCTGCATCTCGACGTCTTcgagatggcttctttgggACAGCTTGACGACATCTGCGATTCCTTGATACCAGTCACCCGTGAGCCACGCTCGTTCGTTGACTTTGGCAACCGCATCATCGAAATCCTTAGACTTGACGGTCGACCAACCTTCCCAGGCATCCTCTTCCGCCAGACCCTTAACTGTTACTTCATTTCGTGCTctggcgagaagagcaaggatCTCTTTTCGAAGAGGGACATATCCTTCCCTATCAATACCTTCGCCAGAAGCAAGAGCTTTGACCCGCATAGTTACGAAGAAGTAGACTGCGGCAAACAAGGCCGTCAGATTCTGCAGAACCCACTCGTCATCTGTTCGTCGACCTGCAGGTGTTATGATGTTCTCCATGCCAGCTAAAATTGTAGGAGCCAGCTTCTTGTGGTCAGTTTCTGCACATACCCATCTTGTGGTAGGTTGAATCCATGCATGGAGATTGACTCCGGCGAAAGCTTCCTTCTTGCGAGTAGATTTTGTCGGTGTACCGGTAGCCCCCTTTGTTGGTGTCCTGAATTGCGCTAAActttgttcttttgttgGCGTTGCTCTTGACGGTAGTGGTCGTGAGGGTGAGTTATCGGCATCACGGAATCTTGAACCTGGTGTTCTTGTTCGTCCTGGAGTAGCTCTTGTAGGAGTTGAGCTGCCGCGCAGAATATTATCAAGATGAGTGTAGAGACGCTTGTAGATACGAGGAGGAATTGGCGGTCTTGGTTCGATAGGTGGAAGATCAAGAGTAATTTTTAGGCTGTTATTGTCAGCTTCGAATCCCCAAGTGATTCCATAACACATACCGATCACACGCAATGTTTGCGCAAGCGTATGTTCTAGCAATCTCTTCATCTGCCTTCAGGGTACTCGCTTGATGCCGAGACTGGGCAAGCAAAGAACCTGCAAGTTCAACGAGAGCAGGAGGTAGATCAGAGCCATATGTTGGCATTAATGAGAGCAATGCTTGCTCAATTTGACGACTCATATTGAGGTCTGAATTATTGTGGCCACCAGGTTTGGTGTAGGTAGTTTGTGATAACGAGGAGTCAATATTTAGCTAGAGAACGCGGTTGATATGGAGACGCGTTGGACAGTGGTTTATTTCTGACGCCAAATCACGGGATATGGACGATGCTTAATTAGAATCCCCCACCAAATATTGCTTGTAGATCCCTCGGTACGACAAGGAATGGAGATGAGTTTGTAGGGATTGACTCAAAGAAGTTCAATAGAGTCACACCTAAAGCGTATATATGTATGGCAGTGAACTTACAGAAAGTTTGCGCCCATTCTAGATCGACCACGGAAAATATAAAAGTTAATTTACATACCTCTAGAGTTAAAAGAACGATCCAGCCCAGGTTATTGATACTCGGTGTTGAGGCCGTCCATCAGTCATAACGTTGTACCTGGGAGATAAGCTTTTAGTGGCTCAGCGCTTCGGGACCCCTGGCAGCCCACCTCCAATTCCAGATCAGTAGGGACCACGTTCGCTTGAGTCGTTGCTAGGTCCCGTTGGGTCCTTTCAGATTGGAACTTCACTCCTTTAAAGTCGGCTTC
This genomic interval from Fusarium verticillioides 7600 chromosome 1, whole genome shotgun sequence contains the following:
- a CDS encoding 3-oxoacyl-[acyl-carrier protein] reductase; translation: MSDKAQSRINAIGNQLLPPINKVAPGSSKLRVEGKVVIITGTNSPLGIGRATAHQYAESGARALYLCDFDDTHLESHKKEINAAFPNVEIHTRRFDAADEDKVKEVVDDAIQRYGRLDVFFANAGVVGRTTLFSDFSKDEFMSILNTNTSSVFLAAKYAAPAMMQTSADKPQASGSIIGTASVAGIRSNAGSTPYSASKAAVVSLAQTISYQLAGTGVRMNAICPGLIETGMTAPMYEAARARGSEGRIGQLNPMKRGGHADEIARVALFLGSDESSYVNGQAWAVDGGLSAGHPFVPGKLG